Sequence from the Nocardiopsis sp. YSL2 genome:
AGGCGGGGTCGTCGATCAGCGCGGGGTCCCCGGCCGCCGCCAGCTGCTCGTTGAGCGGCACGTTGACCCCCATGGTGACGCCGAACGCCGCGGCGTACAGCGCGAGGGCCCCGACGGTCCACACCAGCGTCCGCCGACCGTCGCGCGGCAGGTGCAGCAGGACGGCGAGGGCGGTCAGACCGAGCGCGCCGAAGAAGCCGGGAGCGAACCACCGGTTCCGCACCGTGGCGTTGATCCACTGCATGGTGTCGATGAACGTGTGGTCGTCCACGCGGGCGAGCCCGATCATGACCGAGCAGGCGTACGCGTAGAAGAAGCCCGCGATGAGACCCATGGCCAGTGCGGCCGACCCCAGCGCCCACCCCCGGGCGTGCTGGAGGGCCGCGGACGACGGGTTCGCGGGGGTCCGGGGGGAGGGGAGTGCTGCCATGGTGGCCTCCGAAGCCGAGTATCAATGGAACGCGCGGGTTCGATTTTTAATCGTACCCATGGGTTCGGATTTCTGGAAGGCCTGGAGGTGCCCATGGCAGTAGGAGGACCGTCGCGCCGGGGTCGGCCCCGCTCGGGAGAGCAGGCGCGACGGCGTCGGGCCGCGTTGGACGCCGCGCTCGCCGAACTCCTCGAACGCGGCGTCTCGGGCATCACCATGCAGGCTGTGGCGAGACGCGCCGGTTCGTCCAAGGAGAGCCTGTACGCCTGGTTCGGGAACCGCCAGGGGCTCCTGGCCGCACTCATCGAGTGGCAGGCCGAGCAGGTGAACGCGGCCGTCGCGACGGCGCTCGACCGGTCGGCCGACCCGCGCGCCACGCTCACCGCCGTCGCTCGGAACCTGCTGACCCTGTTGGTCGGCGACGTCTCGGTGGCGCTCAACCGAGCGGCCATGACCTCACCCGAACTGGCCGGCCTCCTGCTGCGGCACGGTCGGCACACCACCGGCCCCCTGGTCGCGGAGTTCCTTGGCCACCTGGCCGGGGCGGGGGTGCTGCGCCTCGACGATCCGGAGGAGGCGTTCCAGCTCTTCTACGGCCTGGTGGTCCGCGACCTGCAGATCCGGGTGCTCCTGGGCGAGCCCGCGCCCGTCGAGGGGGACGTGCGCGCTCAGGCGCGGGTCGCCGTGGACCGTTTCCTGGCCCTCACCGGAGCCTGATCCGCGCTGCCCCCGGGGTCAGGACGGTTCCAGCGCCTTCCGGGCGCCGACGTCGAACACGGAGTCGCAGGCGTCGCGCACGCGCGCGTTGTGGGTCGCGATGACCACCGCGCGGCCCTGACGGCTCAACTCCCGCAGCACGTCGACCACCATCGCGCCGTTGTCCGCGTCCAGCGCTCCGGTCGGCTCGTCGGCCAGCACCAGGGACGGCTGCTTGACCAGGAGCCGTGCCAGGGCCACGCGCTGCCGCTCTCCGCCCGACAGCCGGTGCACCTTCTCCTGCGCCCGGTCGGCGAGCCCCACCCGCTCCAGGGCCGCCGCGTCGTCGGGTGAGCCCTGCCGGCGGGCCACACCGAGGTTGGCCCGGACGGTGGCGTTCTCGATCAGCGCGTAGTCCTGGAACAGGTAGCCCAGCCTGTCCCGGCGGAACCTGCGGCGGCGGCCCGGGCCCAGGCGGGTGACGTCGGTGCCCTCGAACAGGATCCGCCCGCCGCCGGGCCGCTCCAGCAGCCCCAGACAGTTGAGCAGCGTCGTCTTGCCCGAACCGCTGGGCCCCACCAGCGCGAGCGTGCGGCCCGCCTCGACGGTCAGACCGAGTCCCTCCCACAGGGTGCGCGGTCCGAAGGACTTGGACAGGTTCTCCACGGTGATCATCGTGTTCCTCGGATCTGTCAGGCCTGCGAGGCGCCCTCACGGACGATACGGCGGTGGAAGTGGACGAGCGTCACCGCGGTGATCGCGAGCGAGGCCAGCGCGATGGCCAGGGCGTAGAACGGTTCGGCGCCCGTCGTGGTCGCCGTACCCGGTGGCGTGTACCGGGCCGGGTCGCCCTGGGCGGCCAGCCCCGCGAGGGTGTCTCCGGTGGCCCAGCCGACGAAGGCCACCGCGATGCCCGCCTCGGCCAGCAGCAGCCTGCGGTGGGTGGCGGCGAACGTCCATCCGCTGATGTGCCGGACGAAGATGTGCTGGGACCGGGTGCGGACGTAGACCAGGCACGCGCCGATGGCGGTCACCATCAGCACCGCGCCGACGCCGACGAGGTTGAACAGCTCGCTGCGCAGGATCGTGCGGTGGACGTCGAGGTCGTTGCGCGCGGTGGTCGTGAGCGTCTCCACCGCGACGATGTACCGGGCCGCGTCGGGGTGCTCGGCGCGGAAGTCCTCGGCGACGGCCGGGTCGGGGAAGACGGTGGCTCGGCTGGTCAGGTTGTTGGCGTAGCTGGTGTCGGACAGGACGCCGCCGTTGGGCAGGGCGATGACGATCGGGTCCGTGACCTGGGGCAGGAACGGGGATGGGCCCGTGCCCCGGGAACCGTAGGTGAACAGGGTCTGGCCGTCGGCGGAGGGCAGCACGCTCACGGGGGGAGGGTCGGCGTCCCCCGAGACCATGTCCAGCCATGCCCGCACGTTCTCGGTGACGGCGTCCTCGTCGGCGGCCCGTGACGCGGGCAGCAGGACCCGCACACCGTCGTCGGCGCCGTAGCGGCTTCCGTCCGGGGCGGTGACCGGATGCTCGGCGAGGTAGGTGTCGTTGACGACCAGCGGCCCGCGGTCGGGCGCGTCTGCGGTGGGGCGGCTCCACTGCTCTGGAGGGAGTCGGATGGCCAGCACCATCTCGCCCGCACGGTCGGTCTCGCGCAGCCACGGACCGACGGTCGCGTCCAGGGCGGCGTAGTCGTCCTCGTCGACCCAGCCGTAGTGCGGGCTCAGCGCCAGGTGGGACGTGTCGCCGTGCTCGGCGAACAGGTCCAGCGCGGTGTTCTGGTCGCGGACCGTCTGGGCCGTGGCGACGACCGTGCCGATGAGCGTCAGGGCGAGCACCAGGACGGGGACCCGGATCAGGTAGATCCCCGCGAGGCTGCCGCGCACGGGCACGCGGCCCCTGAGGGCCGGCAGGATCGCGGTGGCGTGGACGAGGGCCAGCGTGAGGGCGTGCACCGCCAGGGCCGCGGCGGCCAGCAGCGACGCGCAGGCCAGCGCGACCCGGGCGTAGAACCAGATCTGGCTCCACCCGTTGTAGAGGCCGAGCAGGGCCAGGACCGCGACGGTGGCCGCGGGCAGGAGGAGGGCCCACAGGCGGGCGATCGCGGCAAGGTCGGCCAGGAGGATCCTGCCGTAGGAGTGGCCGTTCAGCCGGAGGACGGCGTAGTCGCGCGAGGCGAGCAGGACACCGGCCGCGGTCGCCGATCCCACGACCAGCAGGGCGATCACGGAGAGGTGGAGCATGTGGCCGCCGGCGAAGAAGTGCCACGGTTCGGTGGTCGTCGCACCGGGCGCGGTGCTCAGGCCGTGGGCGGAGAGCGCCTCCTCCAGGGCCGCGGCGGACTCCGGGGCGCCGAAGACGAAGTAGTACCCGTTGGGGCCGATGCCGGCGAACTCCTCCAACGGGTGCACGTCGACGGTGAAGGCCGGGTCGAAGGTCGGATAGCCGTCGCTGAGCCAGCCGGCCTCGCGCGAGTCGGGATCGGGGGCGGCCAGGTACACGTGGGTGTGCATCGCCAGGTCGGCCGGGTCACGGGCGACGAACCCGACGGCGGCGCCCCGGTCCTCGGCGAACCGGCGGACGGTGGCCGCGACCTCGTCGATGTCGTGGGTGCCGTCGTTGTCGACGATCCACACGCTGGCCGACCGCTCGGCGGGAAGCTGCAGCGTCGTCTCCACCCCGGCGCAGAACAGGAAGGCGACGAGCGAGGCGAGGAAGAGGAGCGCCGCGTGGGCGAAGACGATGATCCGACGAGGCATGGGTCCCTGGGGCGGTGAGTGGTTCGGGGCCCGTCGGCCTGCGCGGCCGACGGGTCGCCGGTGCGGACGCGGGTCAGCACACCCGCCAGTAGGTCTCGTTGCCCCAACCGGCACGGGGCGCGGAGGCCTTGGAGGTGTAGCCGGGGCCGTAGGTGGCGCTGCGGACGGTGTAGGTGCCCACGGCGGTCGACCCGTGGCAGCGGGTGGAGTGGAAGTAGTCGGAGTACACGTACGAGGGGGTGACGCCGTGGTACCAGGTGCCGCCGCCGACCTGGGTGATCTCGCGCGCGGCGGCGACGCCGGCCGCGCCGACACCGAGTCCGGCCCCGATGAGCAGGGTCGCGACGGCCTTCTTCCATGTATTCATTTGTCCCTCTCCGGGGCCGCCGTCTGCTGGGTCCTTTCCGTGGTGGCCCCCGAGGGGAGAACCTACCCGGAAGGGATCGGGCTATCAATGGCGTGGTGCCGGGAAACCCGTCTTTCCCGAACGGGCGGACAATGGTCGTGTTCTGGCCTGCCAATATCCGCGTTCCGGCAGGTCATGGGGTGCTTTCCGTGGTGTTCGCAGGTCAGGTGCGCTGTCGGTGTTTCCTTTATCGGGTCGGATCTAATCGCGGGCCGCGGCTGATTTCGGCCCCGACACCGACCCCTTCCCGAGTAGTCGCTCCACGCTCAGCCCGCGCAGCGAGGCGTCCAGCAGCCGCGCGGTGTGCGTCACCGCCACGGAGGCGCCCGCGCGCTCCACGGCCGCGGCGATCTGCAGCGTGCACCCCGGATTGCCGGACACCAGGACCGGGGCTCCGGTCGTCACCACGCCCTCGGCCTTGCGGTCGCCCAGCTCGCGTGCGGGCTCCGGCTTGAGCAGGTTGTACACGCCCGCCGACCCGCAGCAGATCTCCTTGTCCGGCAGGTCGGACACCCTCAGCTCCGGAATCGCCGCGAACAGCTCGCGCGGAGCGCTCGTCACGCCCTGGCCGTGGGAGAGGTGGCAGGCGTCGTGGTAGGCCGCGTGCAGCGGGAGCGGGTGGCGCTCGGCGCGCGGACCCAGCTCCACCAGGAACTCGGTGAGGTCGACGACCCTGGCGGAGAGCTCCCGGCCGCGCCGCACCCACGCCGCGTCGGCGCCGGCCTCGCTCAGCGTCCGGTCGAGGTGCTTCATGCTGGAGCCGCACCCCGCCGAGTTGACGACGACCCGGTCCACGCCCGCGCGCTCGAACACCTCCACCAGCCGGCGGGCGAACCGGGCCGACTCCGCCAGGCGCCCGGTGTGGCCCGACAGGGCTCCGCAACAGCCCTGGTCGCGCGGGATCACGACGTCGCAGCCCTCCAGGGCGAGCACGCGTGCCGTCGCGGTGTTGACCTCCGGGAAGAACGCGCCCTGGACACAGCCGACCAGCATGCCCACGCGGGCACGCGGGCGGCCCACCGCGGCGAGGCGCTCGGGCAGCGGCGGCGGGGCGGCCGACAGCGGCGGCGCGACCCGCTCCATCGTGGCCAGCGACGGAGAGAGACGGTCCAGCAGTCCGGACCGCCGGACCAGCGACGACGCCCCGCTGGCCTGGTAGGCGCGCAGCGGCCCGCGCAGGAGCCGCAGCCTGCGCCGGTAGGGGAACAGGGAGAAGACGGCGCCGCGCAGCAGCCGCTCGCCGGGGGAGCGCTCGTGCCGCTCTTCGACCGTGTGGCGGGTGTGCTCGATGAGGGCGTCGTAGGCCACACCGGACGGACACGACGACACACACGCCAGACAGCCCAGGCAGTTGTCGAAGTGCCCGACCGCGGTCTCGGTCAGGACGTCGTCGTCGTGCATCTGCGCCATGAGGTGGATGCGTCCGCGCGGTGAGTCCATCTCCTGGCCCCACAGGACGTGCGTGGGGCACGTGGGCAGGCAGAACCCGCAGTGGACGCAGTCGTCGAGGAGCTCGCCGAAGGGGCGCTGGTCCTGGCCCGCTCCAGGGGCCGGCAGGTCGTTCACGGGGCTCTCCCTTGCGTGGTCGCCGTCAGATACCGCCCGTGAACCGCCCGGGGGCGAGGCGGTGACCGGGGTCGAAGGAGTCCTTGATCGCGCGCATCAGGGGCAGCCCGGGAACCTCGCCCCACAGGTTCACCCCGGCCTCGTGCACGGCGGGCTCGGCGCGCAGCACCCTCAGCGAGCAGTCCGGCCGTGCACGCACCCCGGCGGCGACCTCCGCGATCGCGGCGGCACCGGTCCCCGGGGCGAAGGCGGTGTAGAGCGCGCCGGCGGCCGCCGAGCCCCGGACGCGCACGTCGGCGCCGGCGGCGCGCGCGACCTCGCCCACACGCGCCGCGACGGGCAGTGCTTCGGAGGGCGGACACGTGACGAACCCGAGCGTCCCCCGGTCGGGGAGGACACCCCACCCGGGCGGCAGCTCCTCGCCGACCTCGGGGGCGGCCCCGCTTCCCAGGGCGGCGCACACGTCGTCGACCCGGGTGGGAAGGCCCTCGGGCGTGCCCTCCAGCACCACGTGCAGGTGGCCGGGCCCGTTCGCGGGCCAGTCCAACTCCACGGCCGAGGGCACGGCCGTGCGGGCGCGCAGTGCCGCCAGCATCCTCCGGCCGCGGTCCGGGGAGGGGACCCGCGCGGTGATCACGCGCAGCGCGGGCGGCAGCGGATGCAGCCGGAAGGCCGCCGACACGATGATGCCGAGTGTGCCCAGAGCGCCGGTGTGCAGCTTGGCGAGGTCGTATCCGGCCACGTTCTTGACCACCCGGCCGCCGCTGCGGGCCACGGCGCCGTCGGCGCGCACGACCGTCATGCCGATCACCAGGTCGCGCAGTGCACCGGTGAGCAGGCGGCGCGGGCCGCTCATCCCCGTGGCCAACAGGCCGCCCACGGTGGCGTCCGCGCGGACGGGGTCGTAGGACAGGCGCTGCCCGGCGGCGGCCAGCACCGCGCCCAGTTCGCGCATCGGGGTGCCCGCGCCGACCTCCACGACCAGGTCGCCGGCGATGTGATCGATCCAGGACAGGCCGGTGGTGTCCACGAGCAGGTCCGGGGCGCGCGGCGGGGCGCCCCAGTCGGCGGCGGTGCCGTGGCCGCGCGCGAGCACCGTCAGGCCGTGGCGGGCGGCGGCCGCCATCACCCGCGCCAGCGCCTCGGTGCCGGCGGGCCGGGCCACGTGGCCGGGGATCAGCGCGTGTCCTCCGTCGGCCGCCCGCGGGCCGGTCGCGCCCAGCGCGTCGTCGGCGGTGCCCGCCCGAAGGCCGCAGCCCTCGACGGCCAGGTCCTCAGCGAGTGCCACGCGGCCTCCCTCTCGTCTCGGCGGCCCGGACCGGGTCCGGCCTCAGAACAGTTCGGCCCGCCCCGACTCCACCAGCGGGTGCGCCCCCTTGCGCACACCCGCCTGCTCCCCGCACAGGCGCGGCGTGGGCAGGAGCTTGTCGGGGTTGGCGATCCCCGCCGGGTCGAAGGCCCGGCGCAGCAGGTCGAAGGTCTCCAGGTCGTCGGGGGCGTACATCCGCGGCATCGTGCACACCTTGTCCACGCCCACCCCGTGTTCCCCGGTGATGGAGCCGCCGTGCTGGATGCACAGGTCGAGGATCGCGCCCGAGACGACCTCCGCGCGCGCCCCCGCGCCCGGCTCGTCGTCGTCGAAGAGCACGAGCGGGTGCAGGTTGCCGTCCCCGGCGTGGAAGACGTTGGCGACGCTGATCCCGCTGGAGGCGGACAGGGCGGCGATCGCTCGCAGGACGTCGGGCAGGGCGGTGCGCGGGACGACGCCGTCCTGGACGATGTAGGAGGGGCTGATCCGGCCGACCGCGGCGAACGCGGACTTGCGGCCCTTCCAGATCCGGGCGCGCTCCTGGTCGTCGACGGCCGTGCGCGTCTCGAACGACCCGGCCCCGTGGCACAGCCGCTCCACTTCGGTGAGCTGGACGTCGACCTCGGCGGCGGGGCCGTCCAGCTCCACGATGAGCACGGCCGCGGCGCCCTCGGGGTAGTCGCAGGCCACGGCCTCCTCGGCGGCCTCGATGGCCAGGGCGTCCATCATCTCCACGGCCGAGGGCAGGACCCCGGCGGCGATGATGTCGCCGACGGCGCGGCCCCCGGCGTCCATGGAGTGGAAGGCGGAGAGCAGGGTGACGGTCTTCTGCGGGGACCGGGTCAGCCCGACCGTGATCCGGGTGGCGATGCCCAGGGTGCCCTCGGAGCCGACGAACGCGCCGATGAGGTCGTAGCCCTGGGCGTTGGGGGACTTGCCTCCCAGCCGGACCAGGTCACCGCCGGGGGTGACCACGTCCAGGCCGCGCACGTGGTTGACGGTGAACCCGTACTTCAGGCAGTGGGCGCCCCCGGAGTTCTCCGCGACGTTGCCGCCCACGGAGCACACCTGCTGGCTGGAGGGGTCGGGCGCGTAGTAGTAGCCGTGCGGCGCCGCGGCCCGGGTGATGTCGAGGTTGGCGACCCCGGGTTCGACCACGGCGCACTCGTTGTCCGGGTCGATCTCGATGATCCGGCGCATCCGCGAGGTGACCACGAGGACGCCCTCGGTGTGCGGAAGCGCTCCCGCCGACAGTCCGGTGCCCGCGCCTCGGGGGACGAAGGGGACGCCGTGGTCCGAGCACAGGCGCAGGACGGCGGCGACCTGTTCGGCGGTCGTGGGCAGCACGACGACGCCGGGGAGGGAGCGGTGATGGGTGAGGCCGTCGCTCTCGTAGACGCGCCGCTGGGAGGTGTCGGTGAGAACTCCGTCGGGACCGCAGATCTCGCGCAGCCGGGGGATGAGCGCGTCCACGGCCGTGGCCGCGGTGCGTGTCGACTCGGACATGGGGGCCTTCCCTTCCGAGATTTCCAGAGCGCAAGAAGCGCATTCCGCTCTCCGGAGGTTCCTCGGAAGGACCGTACGACGGCGCCCCCTGCCGAGGCAAGGGGCGCCGCCCGGGTGTTGCGCGGCGGTGCACCGCGCGGGGTGGCCGGGACCTACGGCATGCGCTCGTAGGCGGGCAGGGTGAGGAAGTCGACGTAGTCGTCGGCGAGCGCGACCTCGGTGAAGAGCTCGCTGGCCTGCTGGTACAGGCCCTCGTCGAAGGCGTCGCCGAGGGCGGCGCGGATGGCGGTCAGCTCCTCGTCGATGATCTGCTTGATCAGCTCGGCCGTGACCTTCTCGCCGCCGTCGAGCGTGACGTCGTTGTGCAGCCACTGCCAGATCTGGGAACGCGAGATCTCGGCGGTGGCGGCGTCCTCCATGAGGTTGTGGATGGCCACCGCGCCGTTGCCGCCCATCCACGTCGCCAGGTACTGCAGGGCGACGTTGATGTTGCCGCGCAGGCCGGCGAGGGTGACGCCGCCCTCGGTCTTGTCGACGGCGAGCAGGTCGGCGGCGGAGACCTCGACCTCCGGGCGCTGCTTGTCGATCTGGTTCGGGCGCTCGCCCAGGACGCCGTCGAAGATCTCCTTGGCGACCGGGACCAGGTCGGGGTGGGCGACCCAGGAGCCGTCGAAGCCGTCGCCGGACTCGCGGGACTTGTCGTCGCGGACCTTGGCGAAGGCCGTCTTGTTGACCTCGGCGTCCTTGCGGGAGGGGATGAAGGCGGCCATGCCGCCGATGGCGTGCGCACCGCGCTTGTGGCAGGTCTTGACCAGCAGCTCGGTGTAGGCGCGCATGAACGGCGCGGTCATGGTGACGGCGTTGCGCTCGGGCAGCAGGAAGCTGCGCCCGCGGGTGCGGTGGGTCTTGATGATGCTGAAGAGGTAGTCCCAGCGGCCCGCGTTGAGACCGGCGGAGTGCTCACGCAGCTCGTAGAGGATCTCCTCCATCTCGAACGCCGCCGGGATGGTCTCGATCAGGCAGGTGGCGCGGATGGTGCCGCGGGGGATGCCCAGCCGCTCCTGGGCCAGGACGAAGATGTCGTTCCACAGGCGGGCCTCGAGGTGGCTCTCCATCTTGGGCAGGTAGAAGTACGGTCCCTTGCCCTTGTCGAGCTGGCGCTGGGCGCAGTGGAAGAAGTAGAGCGCGAAGTCGACGATCCCGCCGCTGGTCCGCTGGCCGTCGACGAGGATGTGCTTCTCGTCCAGGTGCCAGCCGCGCGGGCGCACGACGATGGAGGCG
This genomic interval carries:
- a CDS encoding FAD-linked oxidase C-terminal domain-containing protein → MSESTRTAATAVDALIPRLREICGPDGVLTDTSQRRVYESDGLTHHRSLPGVVVLPTTAEQVAAVLRLCSDHGVPFVPRGAGTGLSAGALPHTEGVLVVTSRMRRIIEIDPDNECAVVEPGVANLDITRAAAPHGYYYAPDPSSQQVCSVGGNVAENSGGAHCLKYGFTVNHVRGLDVVTPGGDLVRLGGKSPNAQGYDLIGAFVGSEGTLGIATRITVGLTRSPQKTVTLLSAFHSMDAGGRAVGDIIAAGVLPSAVEMMDALAIEAAEEAVACDYPEGAAAVLIVELDGPAAEVDVQLTEVERLCHGAGSFETRTAVDDQERARIWKGRKSAFAAVGRISPSYIVQDGVVPRTALPDVLRAIAALSASSGISVANVFHAGDGNLHPLVLFDDDEPGAGARAEVVSGAILDLCIQHGGSITGEHGVGVDKVCTMPRMYAPDDLETFDLLRRAFDPAGIANPDKLLPTPRLCGEQAGVRKGAHPLVESGRAELF
- a CDS encoding FAD-binding oxidoreductase, whose translation is MGATGPRAADGGHALIPGHVARPAGTEALARVMAAAARHGLTVLARGHGTAADWGAPPRAPDLLVDTTGLSWIDHIAGDLVVEVGAGTPMRELGAVLAAAGQRLSYDPVRADATVGGLLATGMSGPRRLLTGALRDLVIGMTVVRADGAVARSGGRVVKNVAGYDLAKLHTGALGTLGIIVSAAFRLHPLPPALRVITARVPSPDRGRRMLAALRARTAVPSAVELDWPANGPGHLHVVLEGTPEGLPTRVDDVCAALGSGAAPEVGEELPPGWGVLPDRGTLGFVTCPPSEALPVAARVGEVARAAGADVRVRGSAAAGALYTAFAPGTGAAAIAEVAAGVRARPDCSLRVLRAEPAVHEAGVNLWGEVPGLPLMRAIKDSFDPGHRLAPGRFTGGI
- a CDS encoding TetR/AcrR family transcriptional regulator C-terminal domain-containing protein, encoding MAVGGPSRRGRPRSGEQARRRRAALDAALAELLERGVSGITMQAVARRAGSSKESLYAWFGNRQGLLAALIEWQAEQVNAAVATALDRSADPRATLTAVARNLLTLLVGDVSVALNRAAMTSPELAGLLLRHGRHTTGPLVAEFLGHLAGAGVLRLDDPEEAFQLFYGLVVRDLQIRVLLGEPAPVEGDVRAQARVAVDRFLALTGA
- the aceB gene encoding malate synthase A: MGATHGVEITGPLHDRFDEILTEEALALVAELHRTFEARRQELLSARRTRQEQISAGADLDFLPETRHIREDDSWKVADPAPGITDRRVEITGPTDRKMTINALNSGAKVWLADFEDANTPLWENMIGGQLNLRDALDRAIDFTSPQGKTYALKDDAELASIVVRPRGWHLDEKHILVDGQRTSGGIVDFALYFFHCAQRQLDKGKGPYFYLPKMESHLEARLWNDIFVLAQERLGIPRGTIRATCLIETIPAAFEMEEILYELREHSAGLNAGRWDYLFSIIKTHRTRGRSFLLPERNAVTMTAPFMRAYTELLVKTCHKRGAHAIGGMAAFIPSRKDAEVNKTAFAKVRDDKSRESGDGFDGSWVAHPDLVPVAKEIFDGVLGERPNQIDKQRPEVEVSAADLLAVDKTEGGVTLAGLRGNINVALQYLATWMGGNGAVAIHNLMEDAATAEISRSQIWQWLHNDVTLDGGEKVTAELIKQIIDEELTAIRAALGDAFDEGLYQQASELFTEVALADDYVDFLTLPAYERMP
- a CDS encoding ABC transporter ATP-binding protein; the encoded protein is MITVENLSKSFGPRTLWEGLGLTVEAGRTLALVGPSGSGKTTLLNCLGLLERPGGGRILFEGTDVTRLGPGRRRRFRRDRLGYLFQDYALIENATVRANLGVARRQGSPDDAAALERVGLADRAQEKVHRLSGGERQRVALARLLVKQPSLVLADEPTGALDADNGAMVVDVLRELSRQGRAVVIATHNARVRDACDSVFDVGARKALEPS
- a CDS encoding DUF1772 domain-containing protein — protein: MAALPSPRTPANPSSAALQHARGWALGSAALAMGLIAGFFYAYACSVMIGLARVDDHTFIDTMQWINATVRNRWFAPGFFGALGLTALAVLLHLPRDGRRTLVWTVGALALYAAAFGVTMGVNVPLNEQLAAAGDPALIDDPASVRAAFEDRWVAWNTARALASAAALGCLLRALVLHGGASRPKTAATPGPSHPRRR
- a CDS encoding (Fe-S)-binding protein — translated: MPAPGAGQDQRPFGELLDDCVHCGFCLPTCPTHVLWGQEMDSPRGRIHLMAQMHDDDVLTETAVGHFDNCLGCLACVSSCPSGVAYDALIEHTRHTVEERHERSPGERLLRGAVFSLFPYRRRLRLLRGPLRAYQASGASSLVRRSGLLDRLSPSLATMERVAPPLSAAPPPLPERLAAVGRPRARVGMLVGCVQGAFFPEVNTATARVLALEGCDVVIPRDQGCCGALSGHTGRLAESARFARRLVEVFERAGVDRVVVNSAGCGSSMKHLDRTLSEAGADAAWVRRGRELSARVVDLTEFLVELGPRAERHPLPLHAAYHDACHLSHGQGVTSAPRELFAAIPELRVSDLPDKEICCGSAGVYNLLKPEPARELGDRKAEGVVTTGAPVLVSGNPGCTLQIAAAVERAGASVAVTHTARLLDASLRGLSVERLLGKGSVSGPKSAAARD
- a CDS encoding lactococcin 972 family bacteriocin; translation: MNTWKKAVATLLIGAGLGVGAAGVAAAREITQVGGGTWYHGVTPSYVYSDYFHSTRCHGSTAVGTYTVRSATYGPGYTSKASAPRAGWGNETYWRVC